The Flavobacteriales bacterium TMED191 genome contains the following window.
AATATAAATCTTATTAAAAAAAGATTTTTTGTCCCCTCTGAGGAAAAGTGGATAACTTTAAAAGTTACAACGTCTACATTAAAAACAATTGATAAAAAAGGTATTTCGGAAGTTTTAAGAATTGCCAAAGATAAAGGTTTGTTATAATTTTTCTCCATCCCCTCAATTACAAATGCTGTTTTACAGGATTATTATATTTATATCATTTATTTCTTTTGCTCAAGAAGAGCTTCTTGATAGCTCTCGCTTTTGTTATGATTACAAGTATTCTCATCTTACTGTCGAGTTTTTTTTAAATAATCAGGAAATTATTGGTGCTAACTTAATGGAGTTTGAAAAAAAATGTAAGATTGATACATTTAATTTAGATTTAGCAGAAAATATGATAGTAGATAGTATTTTTATCCTAAATCAAAAAGTAGATTTTATTCGAAAAAAAAACTCAGTCTTAATTCCTAACTCCTTCAAGGAAATAGATAATTTTGTTATTAATGTATTCTATAATGGAAAGCCCCAAATTGCTAAGAAACCTCCCTGGGATGGTGGATTTGTTTGGTCCAAAGATTCAAATAATTTAAACTGGGTAGGGGTTGCTTGTCAAATGGATGGTGCTAGTATTTGGTGGCCAACAAAGGATGACTTAGCTGATGAGCCAGATAGTTTGCGCATGACTTTTATAGTGAAAAAGCCATATTTAGTTGTTGCTAATGGTCAATTAGAGATTGTTAATGATTATTCAGACAAAAGATCTTTTTCTTGGTTAGTAAAAAATCCAATTAATTCTTATAATGTGACTTTTAATATTGCTCAGTATCGTCATTTTAATGACACTCTAGTAGGTGAGTTGGGTAATTTATCCATGGATTATTATGTTTTAGATGAACATTTTGAATTAGCACAACAACATTTTGTTCAGGTAGATTCTGTAATACATATTTTTGAAGAGCAATTTGGTCCATATCCATTTTATGAAGATGGTTATAAATTGGTTGAAACTCCTTATTTGGGTATGGAACATCAAAGTTGTATTGCATATGGAAATAAATATATGAAAGGTTATTTAGGAAACTATCCTGAAGATATAGATTTTGATTTTATTATTATTCATGAAACAGCTCATGAATGGTGGGGGAATAGTATAAGTATGAAGTCGGAAAGAGATATGTGGATTCATGAGTCGTTTGCAACATATGCAGAAGCATTGTATGTTGAAAATTTTTATGATTACAATAAAATGCTTGTTTATTTAAATTTTCAAAAACAACGTATTAAAAATAATCACCCAATTGTGAGTAGTTTACATTTTGATACTGATATGTATTATAAAGGTAGTTGGGTATTGCATACACTGAGAACAATTTTAAGAGATGATTTAAAATGGTTTAATATATTAAGGGGGCTACAATTAACTTTTTATCATCAAAATGTAAATACAGAAGAAGTTATTGATTATATCAAAGCACATGTTGAATATGATTTAGATGCTTTTTTTGACCAATATCTTTTTAATAATCAGATACCAGTACTAGAATATTCAATTAAAAAGAGAAAAAGTAAATATTTTTTAAAATTTAGATGGAATGATGTGCAGGTTAATTTTAATATGCCTTTGTTAGTACAACTACAGCCAAATATTAGCGAATGGATTTATCCTAATACAAAATGGCAAGAAATAGATTTAGAAAATGATATAGACACTTTATATGTTGAGAATGATTTGTTTTTAATTAATGTTTTAAAAGTTAAATAGTATAATAGAAAAAAGTAATGAAATTTGGGTGTAAATATATTTTTTATTAGATTTGCATGCTATTTTAATAAATAAATTTTTAAGAGGTAATGGCAAAAAAAGGTAATAGAGTTCAAGTAATATTAGAATGCACGGAGCACAAAACAAGTGGAATGTCTGGAACTTCAAGATATATATCTACTAAAAATAAGAAAAATACTCCCGATCGCTTAGAAATGAAAAAGTTTAATCCTGTATTAAAAAAATATACTATTCATAAGGAAATAAAATAATTTATTATGGCTAAAAAAGTAGTTGCAACATTACAAAAAGGCGGAGGAAAGGGGTATACCAAAGCTATAAAAATGATTCGTTCAGATAAGACTGGGGCGTATGTTTTTAAGGAAAAAATTGTTTTAAAAGAAGATGTTACTTCTTTTTTACAAGACAAATAAATTTTGATTCCAAATCAATTTTAATCTAGTTTCAATCTTTTTAATTATTGTCAATGGGCATATTTGATAAAATCAAACAAATTTTAAAACCCAAGGAAGATAATACATCTAGCAAAAAAGCCAATAATAATAAGCTGTTAAGGGAAGAAGGTGAAAAGAATACTCAACCCTCAATTAAGCGAGAGGAATCTNCTGCTGTATCAGAATCTCAATCTACAAGTTCTAAAGATTTATCTATCGATAATAATTTCATTGAGGAAACACCAGTTCATTTGAAAGACTCTGAAGAGTTGAAAGCAGATTTAGATTCAATTGAGTCATCAGAAATAGATGGTGGCAACTCAGAAGAGGTGAAAACATCTCAAATGTCGAAATCTAATATCTCGAATAATTCACTAATAGATAATAGTGATTCACAAAAGTCAAAGCTAGATAAGTCTTTAGATAAAACAAGAGATGGCTTCTTTGGTAAAATGAAATTGTTTTTCACAGGTAAAAACAAGGTTGATGATACATTTTTAGATCAACTTGAAGAAATGTTAATTACATCTGATGTTGGAGTTAAGACTACTATTAAAATTATTGATTTGGTTGAAACATTTGTTGCAAAAAACAAGTATGTCAATCAGGAGGAATTAAAGATTATTTTAAAAAATCAAATTATTGGTTTATTAAATGTAAATCAAAAGTCTGATAATACTGAGAACACTAAACCCTATGTTATTTTGTTTGTTGGTGTAAATGGTGTTGGAAAAACTACTACTATAGCAAAACTTGCAAATTTTTTTAAAACTCAAGGTAAAAGCGTATTAATTGGGGCTGCAGATACTTTTCGTGCTGCTGCAATTGATCAGATTGATAAATGGGCTAATCAAATTAACGTCCCTATTGTTAAACAAAAAATGGGTTCAGACCCAGCTGCTGTAGCATATGATACAATTCAATCTGCTATCGCATCAAATATTGACTATGTAATTATTGATACTGCTGGAAGACTACATAATAAAATTAACCTTATGTCTGAATTAGAAAAAATTTCTTCAGCCATTGGCAAGTTAACTCATTCTGCTCCTCATGAAGTGGTGTTAGCTTTAGATGCTTCTACAGGACAAAATGCATTGGAACAAGCTAAACAATTTCTTAAAGCTACAAATGTTACTCACTTAGCAATAACAAAGTTAGATGGTACAGCTAAGGGAGGTGTTGTTATTTCCATTTGTGATCAATTAAGTATTCCAATCAAATATATTGGGGTCGGTGAAAAGATTGAAGACATTCAATTATTTAATAAAATGGAATTTGTAGAATCATTATTTAAATAATATGTTAACAAAAAAAAGTTCCCTTTCTTTTTCTGAAACAAATTTATTTTCTCCTATAATTTTAGATTTTATCAAAAGTGATTCAAAATTATTATCATTTATTGATTGTTTTCCTAATATTGATTCATTAAAAAATAAATTAAAAAAAATCAATTTTGAGTCCAGAGAGGTTTTAGTAAACACTGTACGTAAACAATATAATAACACTTCTTTTTTAGCTGGAAGGTCAAAAGATGTGGATGATAATATTAATCTTTTATTAGATTCAAAAACATTTACTATTTGTACAGGTCATCAATTAAATATTTTTATTTCTCCACTTTTTTTAATATATAAAATAACTTCTCTAATTGCTTATGCAAATTATTTAGATGAGCATATTCCAAATCATAGATTTGTTCCTTGTTTTTGGATGGCAACAGAAGATCATGATTTTAAAGAGATTAACGAGTTGTCAATTTACAATAAAAAATATAGTTGGAATTTACAAACTAAGAACGCAGTAGGTAATTTGTCTACTCATTCGATGAAAGATTTATTAAGTGATTTAAAAAAGGTATTAGATCAATCTGAACATGGAAGGGATTTGTATAATATTTATTATCACGCATATACTGCCAATTCTAATTATGCGGATGCAACTAGGTCAATAATAAATTCTCTTTTTGGCGATTATGGTTTGGTTGTTGTTGATGGTAACTGCATGGCTCAGAAACAACTTTTTTCTAATGATATGAAGGAAGAAATTACAACTAATTACATATTTAAAAACATTCTAGACTCCAATTTGAGTATGCGTTCTATCTATAAGCCGATGATTAATCCTTTAAAATCAAATTTGTTTTATTTACATAATAATATTAGATCAAAGATTTTATATAATAATAACGAGTATAAATCCTTATGTCATAATAAGGAGTGGACAAAAAAAGAATTATTAAATGAAATTGAAAACTATCCAAATAGATTTAGTCCTAATGTATTTATGAGAACATTATATCAGCAAAGTATATTGCCAAATGTTTTATACCTTGGTGGGCCTTCTGAGATTGCTTATTGGTTGCAATTATTAAGTTTATTTAATTCCAAAGGTAAATTATTTCCTGTTTTAGATCTTCGTTCCTTTTTTATAATTTTATCTAAAAGTATTTTAAATTTTTACAAAAAACATAATTTAAATGATGCAGATATATTTATCGATTATCATTTAAAAATTAAAAAAATTATTAAAAATATATCAAATCACGATGATCTTAAATTAAAAAAAGATATAAATGATTTATTAGAAATAATTGAAAAAAAAATTAGTAAAATTCACAATTTCCCATTGAATTCATTTAGAGTTTTTGAAAAAAGGGTTAATAATTCATTATTACAACTAGAGTCCAAAATAATAAAATTCGAAAAAAACAATAATAAAAATGTCCTTGATCAACTTTCTTCTTTAGAGCAAAAAATTTTCACTAATAATAATCCACAGGAAAAATCATATAGTTTTATTCCTTACTTTATAAAATATGGTCCAGCATTTTTTAATTTATTAATAGAAGAAAGTTTAATATTTGATAATAAATATATTATATTAAAAGAAAACAGCTGAATAAATTTATTTTAAACATGAAAGAAGTTTTATTAATCATTGATTTTGGTTCTCAGTATACTCAACTTATTGCTAGACGGGTTAGAGAACTCAATGTTTGTTCAGAAATTATTCCATATAATAAATTTTCTATACTACAAAAAAATATTAAAGGTGTAATACTCTCTGGAAGTCCTTCATCAGTCAAAGATTCTCTTTCACCCAAGATTAATTTATCATTAATTAGGAGAAAGGTGCCACTTCTTTCACTTTGTTATGGAGCTCAGTTAATTGCAAACGAATTAGGAGGTGATGTGGTTGCTTCTGAAAATAGAGAATACGGCCGATCTAATTTATTAGTACTTTCTAATCATGAAATATTTAACGATGTAAAAAATGATTCTATTGTTTGGATGTCTCACGGCGATACAATTAAAAAACTTCCGGATAACTGCGAATTACTAGCTAGTACTGATGATGTAAAAATAGCTGCTTTTGCTATTAAAAATGAACATACTTTGGGTTTTCAATTTCATCCAGAAGTTTATCATTCTCAATACGGTAAAGAAATGTTATCAAATTTTATTTCACTTTGTGGTTTTAGTCAAAATTGGACCTCCGAATCTTTTATTGATTTAACAATAAATCAATTAAAAATGAAAATCAAGAATCAAAAGGTTTTAATGGCTTTGTCTGGTGGAGTAGACTCAACTGTTGCAGCTTTTTTATTGCATAAAGCAATTGGTGATAATCTACAATGCGTTTTTGTTGATAATGGTTTGTTGAGAAAAAATGAATTTAAAGAAGTTTTAGATGGATATAAAAACATGGGGTTTAATATTAGTGGAGTTGATGCTTCGAATAAATTTTTAATAAATTTATCTGGTGTATCTGACCCTGAACAAAAGAGAAAAATTATAGGTGCTACTTTTATTGATGTTTTTGATAAATGTGCTATTAATTTTAAAGATGTTGTTTGGTTAGGCCAGGGCACAATTTACCCTGATGTTATAGAATCTATTTCTGGTACTGGTGGTCCCTCTGAAACAATTAAGTCTCATCATAATGTTGGTGGTCTGCCTGAAAGAATGAATTTGAAGATTGTCGAGCCTCTCAAGACGTTATTTAAAGACGAGGTTAGAAAAGTAGGATTAGCGCTTGGAATTAATAAATCTATTATTAATAGACATCCTTTTCCTGGACCAGGATTAGCTATTAGGATAATGGGTGACATCACATTAGAAAAAGTAAATATTTTAAAAGAGGTTGATAGTATTTTTATTAATGCATTAAAGGATTACAATTTATATCATAAAGTGTGGCAAGCAGGTGCTATTTTATTAGGTGATAGTAGTGTTGGTGTAATGGGGGACGGGAGAACTTATGAGAAGGTAGTTGCTTTAAGAGCCGTTGAGTCAACTGATGGAATGACAGCAGATTGGGTGCATTTGCCTTATGATTTTTTATCAAAAGTATCTAATTTAATTATTAACAAGGTAAATGGAGTTAATCGAGTGGTTTACGATATTAGTTCCAAGCCTCCAGCTACAATAGAATGGGAATAAAGAAATACATATTTATATTTTTCCCTTATTTCTTGTTCGCCCAAAATAACAATTTAGTTAGTCCAATTAAAAATGTTTTTTCTCATTATTCCTCTAGAAATTTATCAATAGATACTATTAATCAAAAGCAGGATTTATTTGATTATCATATTGCTTTGTTATTGCCATTTTGTATTGAAAGTAATGAGTCAATATTGAGTTTAAATCCTGATTCAATTAATGAAAATTACCAACCTGACTTATTTAAGAAAAGTTTAATATCAATAGATTTTTTTAATGGTTTTATAATGGCGCTCAATAATTTAGAGTATTTAAATTTTAAAATTTCTGTTTTTGATATTTCACATGATAATAAATCAGAAGTTATTTTAGATCACATAATTAACAGTAGATCTTTAAAGGGTGTTGATTTAATAGTCGGTCCTTTGTTTACTGATAATTTCGTTTATTTTACTGATAATTTTAAAAAAAAGAAAGTTCCTATTATTGCTCCATTTTCTAAGAAGCAACATATTGTGAATAACCATTCAAATGTAATTCAAATTCAACCTTCACTTGAAAATCAATTAAAAACTTTTTCAAATTATATATTTGATAATCATAGTTCTGATAATATTCTTTTGATTCGTAGAGATACACTATTTAAGAAGGTTTTGACTAGAAGTGTTCCAGATAGTTCTAGTATAAGTATTGACACTATTATACCAAAAGATATATATCTTAGTAATACCCTTCTTTTTGAAGTAGATACTTCAATAATAAAATTTAAAGAAATTAAGATAAATGCTAATGTTGTAGATTCTATTTATCATGAACTTGACACATTAGGTGAAAGAAATGTTATTATTATTCCCTCTGAGGACAATGTTTTTGTTACTGATTTATTATCAAAATTACATGCATGTAGAGATAGTGGGATGATAGTATATGGAATGCAGAATTTATATAATTATGACCATTTAAATTTCACTGATCTAACGGATATGAATTTATCTTTTCCTTATCATAAGATGGATAATTCTCAACTTATCTCACAATTTATTGTTGAATTTTATAATCAATATCAATATATTCCAGATCTTAGATACTGTCTTGTTGGTTATGAGATAGCTACATATTTTTCACAATTATTATCCCAATCAGATTATATTTTGCCAATTTTATCTAGCATTAACTCATCTAAGGTATTAGAAAATATTTTTGATTTTTATCAAATTGATGATAATGGCTTTATTAACGAAGGTGTTGTAATTTTAAGATATGATAGTTTTGGCTATAAAAAAATTAACTAATTTTCATTTCTAAAATCAATAATTTCAAAATTATCGTATTCTGGCTTATCAATTTTCAATAAATTTTCATCAGCTTCCTTCATGCTTATAATTTCAATAGTTGCATGTCCATTAAATTGATCTAGTTGTTTAATTGATTTTATTTGTTGTGATTTTTTGTCAATATTAATTTCTATAAAATCAATATTTGTATTTTTTTGTTTTGAATTAGAAATACAATCATTTAATTTATTTTGATTTAGTGAGTCGATTCCAATCCTACATTGTCTTGGTAATTTAAGGCAAACAGGTAGCTCTAATAAGTCTATGCAGTCATTATATACATTTTCGTATTCATTTTTTTTAGGAGTAAATTTAATAGTAGTAAAGTTCTTATTGTCAATTATTATTGTACGCTGATAATTATTTTGATATTCTTGTAAAATATTATTTATTATGAATTGAGAATTCCCGTCTATATTATCAATTTGAATTTCTTGATCATCAACCAGAATGGTAAATAAACTAGACCCATCATATAGTTGAATTATATTCATCTCATTTCTTTTAAATTCTACAAAAAAGCGATTATCAGAAAATAATGAAATATGGCCTTTTATTGGACTTTCTATTTGGTGAGATGATTTTTCATAATTGTATTCAAATTGAATAGATGTTCCGTTATCTGAAATTAGATTACTAAAGATATTTTTTATTAAATCATCAACATTTTGACTTTGAGATGTGATTTTATTTGAGATTAATAATAATAAAATTAAAATTAATGGTTTCATATTATTTGATTTAATTCTTCTTCATTTTCTACTAAAACTTTACGTCCTTTACTGCCTTCTAGTGGACCGATTACACCTGCGTATTCCAATTGATCAATAATTCTACCAGCTCTGTTATATCCAAGTTTTAATTTTCTTTGAATCATTGATGTTGAACCTTGTTGATGCATAACAATTAATAAAGCAGCTTCTCTAAATAAAGGGTCTCTGTCATCGGTATTTTTTTCATTTGGTATGTTGTCTTTATGACCTTCTTCAGGTAGTGAAAATGAATTCATTTGAGTGTTTTGTGAGCCAATAAAATTAGTGAGTTTTTCAACTTCTGGTGTGTCAATAAATGCGCACTGAATTCTTGACAAACTACTACCTGTTGATATTAGCATGTCGCCTCTTCCAATTAGTTGATTAGCTCCAACCGTATCTAAAATTGTTTTACTATCGATTCCCTGTATAACTCTAAATGCAATTCGTGTTGGAAAATTTGCTTTAATTGTTCCTGTAATGATATTTGTTGTAGGTCTTTGAGTAGCAATAATTAAGTGAATACCTATTGCACGTGATAATTGTGCAAGTCTTGCAATAGGTATTTCAATTTCTTTGCCAGCAGTCATAATTAAATCTGCAAATTCATCAATAACCAGTATTAGATAGGGTAAAAATTGATGGTCTTCATTATTAGAAAGTTTTCCTTGTTTATATTTGATGTTATACTCTTGGATATTTCGTACTTCTGCTTTTTTGAGAAGTTCATATCGATTATCCATTTCCAGACACAATGATTTTAGTGTTTTTACAACACTTTTTGTGTCTGTTATAATTGATTCACTATTGTCTGATAATTTTGCTAAAAAATGTTTTTCAATTTTATTATATAAAGTTAATTCTACTTTTTTAGGATCAACTAAAATAAATTTAACATCATTAGGATGCTTTTTAAATAAAATGGAACAAAGTATTGCATTAAGACCAACAGATTTACCCTGTCCAGTTGCACCTGCAATTAATAAGTGCGGCATTTTTGTTAAATCCATAACAAATGTCTCATTTGAAATTGTTTTACCTAAAGCAATTGGTAGTTCAAATTTTGAATTTTGAAATTTTTCCGAAGCAATTACATCTTTCATTGAAACAATTGTTGGATTTTGATTTGGAACTTCTATTCCAACAGTACCTTTACCAGGTAAGGGAGCAATTATTCTTACTCCAACTGCTTTAATGCGAAGAGCAATATCATTTTCTAAATTTTTTATTTTTGAAATTTTTACACCTTGATCTGGAATAATTTCATATAAAGTAATAGTAGGTCCAACAGTAGCTCGTTTCACAACTACATCAATTTTAAAATCTTTTAATGTCTCTTCAATAAGTTTTTTATTAGTTTCCACCTCTATTTCATTAATTGAAATTTTATTTTCGGTATACTCCGTAAGTATTTCTAAATTTGGAAAATTATATTGAATCTTCTTTTTTTCTAGTTTATTTATGTCCCCAGTATTTTCATTTAATATATCCTCTTCTTTTATTTCCTCAATAATAATACCTGGTGATGTTAACTCTTTTGCTATATTTTGAGTTTCATTTACACTTGATTTTTTAATGGTACTTGTTGTTTTTGTACTAGTATTTTCTTTAATAATATTATCTGGATTAGTATTTTTTTTATTCCAAAAACGTAACATCATAATAGTAACTTGTTTAAGTTTATAGAAATGTTCTTTTTGAATATTAAAGATTAAGATAATTGCGATTAAAAGTGTTAATAATAAGAATATAATTGTGCCAATTTTACCAATAAAAGGTGTTATAGTATTTGACATGCTTAAACCTAATTTACCTGAAAATATCTTATTAGTAAGTAAACTACATGTCAAACACGTCCAAATAATCAAAAAAATATGTATTGTAGTAATTTGAAAGAGATTAATATTTTTTGATTTAAATAATGTCTTTATAAGTACAAAACATATTAAAAGAATTAAAAAATATGTACTAACACCAAATATTCGAATAAGGAATTCACTTATAATCGCTCCTAAACTTCCTATTGTGTTTTGAGTGTTTATAAAATTTACATTTTTTATAATAATTTCACTTTGATCCATCAGCCCATTTGACCAGTATGAATTAATAGCAAGTACTAATGAAAGTATTAAGGTTATACAAGTTAGACTAATTATAAGTTTTAAGGAGTTTTTATATTTAGACATATGTTATTGTTTAGCCCAATTTATTTTATTTTTCACTAAAAAGTTTGTTATTCCTTTTGTGAAATCTTCACTTTCTCTACTTTTAGCATTTAATTTGGCAGCTTTTTCTAGTTTTTTATCTAAATCCATTAGTTGATAAAGCATTTCTTTTGTTTCTTTAACAGAATTTAGTGATGTTTCTTTTACAATCTTTTCGATAAATTTTATTATTTCATTATCTATATTTTCTAACTCACAAATTTTATTAATTAATCCGATTTTTTCTGCGTAAATTGCGTCAATTAATTTACCAGTTAATAATAATTCTCTTGCATCAGATCCTTTTATTTTTGTCAATAAAAATGTACTAACTAATGCAGGTATAAAGCCCAATTTAACTTCTGGGTAACTAAATTTACTATTTTTAGTTGCAAACACTAAGTCAGATGCATTTATAAGACCACAACCACCCGCTATTGCTGGTCCACAAACTTTTGAAATTATCAATTTTGGATATTTTAACATTTTTTTATATAAACTCATAAGATGATAAGAGTCATTTAAGTTTTCTTGATATGAGTAGTTTTGTAACTTCTTTAAGTACTGTAAATCAGCTCCAGCGCAAAAAACAGATGATGAAGAACTTATTAGAATTAATTTTGTTTTTTTTAATTTTTCGTGTTCATCAAATGCAGATATTATTTCAGAAATCATTTGTGGATTTAATGCATTTCTTTTCTCAGGTCTATTAAGAATAATATTAAGATATTGAGCTTGATTATTTAAATCAAACGTTTTTAATTTGATGTATTTCTGTTTTTGATGCATATATTGTACTAAATTCTATTATAAATCTAATTAATTTTATTTGTTCTCTCTATATTTGAATTAAAATTAGCACGTGATATGATAAATCCATTTATAAATAATGAGTATTCATTAATTAAAAAGGTTGTTCTAGGTATTGCCAATAATTTTGGTGGTACTCCTACAATTGAAGATGCATATGACCCGAAATCTAAGCAGAATATTTTAAATAAATTTTTCCAATTGAATCATAATTAATTAATGAATTAAATGCTTTTGAGCGGGTATTGAATAAATATGATGAGCCAAGATTTTACTACAAATACTATTTTAATGATTAAGCCAACAAAATTTGGTTTTAATTCTGAGTCGGCCTTAGATAATATTTATCAAAAAAAAGAATTAAATTTTTCAGCCAAAGAAATTAGATTACAAGCTCAAAATGAATTTTGTCAATTAGTTTCTCTTTTAAAAGATGAAGGATTAGAAGTGATCGAATTTATTGATAATACAAATGATAATACACCCGACTCTTTGTTTCCTAATAACTGGATTAGTACTCATAAAGACGGTACAATTTATCTTTATTCTATGTTTGCTAAAAACCGTAGATTAGAAAGAAGAACTGATATTATTAATTATTTTAAGAAAAATTTTCAAGTAAAAAATATTATTAACAATGCGGAATTTTATGAAAAGAAAGGTCTTTTTTTAGAAGGCACAGGCAGTATGGTTTTGGATAGAGAAAATAAAATTGCTTACGCCTGTTTATCAAAGAGAACAGAGTTTGATCTTTTTAGCAAATGGTGTATTCAGATGAAGTATAGATGTGTCTCATTTTGTGCTAAAGATAAGGAGCATGATATTTATCATACAAATGTTTTAATGAGTATCTGTAAGTATATAGTCTTTATTTGTTTAGATGCAATTTTAGAGGAAACAGATAAAGATATATTACTTTCTATGTTTAAAAAGACTAATAAAGAAATAATTAATATATCAAGTTTACAAAT
Protein-coding sequences here:
- a CDS encoding DNA translocase FtsK; this translates as MSKYKNSLKLIISLTCITLILSLVLAINSYWSNGLMDQSEIIIKNVNFINTQNTIGSLGAIISEFLIRIFGVSTYFLILLICFVLIKTLFKSKNINLFQITTIHIFLIIWTCLTCSLLTNKIFSGKLGLSMSNTITPFIGKIGTIIFLLLTLLIAIILIFNIQKEHFYKLKQVTIMMLRFWNKKNTNPDNIIKENTSTKTTSTIKKSSVNETQNIAKELTSPGIIIEEIKEEDILNENTGDINKLEKKKIQYNFPNLEILTEYTENKISINEIEVETNKKLIEETLKDFKIDVVVKRATVGPTITLYEIIPDQGVKISKIKNLENDIALRIKAVGVRIIAPLPGKGTVGIEVPNQNPTIVSMKDVIASEKFQNSKFELPIALGKTISNETFVMDLTKMPHLLIAGATGQGKSVGLNAILCSILFKKHPNDVKFILVDPKKVELTLYNKIEKHFLAKLSDNSESIITDTKSVVKTLKSLCLEMDNRYELLKKAEVRNIQEYNIKYKQGKLSNNEDHQFLPYLILVIDEFADLIMTAGKEIEIPIARLAQLSRAIGIHLIIATQRPTTNIITGTIKANFPTRIAFRVIQGIDSKTILDTVGANQLIGRGDMLISTGSSLSRIQCAFIDTPEVEKLTNFIGSQNTQMNSFSLPEEGHKDNIPNEKNTDDRDPLFREAALLIVMHQQGSTSMIQRKLKLGYNRAGRIIDQLEYAGVIGPLEGSKGRKVLVENEEELNQII
- a CDS encoding glutamine-hydrolyzing GMP synthase; translation: MKEVLLIIDFGSQYTQLIARRVRELNVCSEIIPYNKFSILQKNIKGVILSGSPSSVKDSLSPKINLSLIRRKVPLLSLCYGAQLIANELGGDVVASENREYGRSNLLVLSNHEIFNDVKNDSIVWMSHGDTIKKLPDNCELLASTDDVKIAAFAIKNEHTLGFQFHPEVYHSQYGKEMLSNFISLCGFSQNWTSESFIDLTINQLKMKIKNQKVLMALSGGVDSTVAAFLLHKAIGDNLQCVFVDNGLLRKNEFKEVLDGYKNMGFNISGVDASNKFLINLSGVSDPEQKRKIIGATFIDVFDKCAINFKDVVWLGQGTIYPDVIESISGTGGPSETIKSHHNVGGLPERMNLKIVEPLKTLFKDEVRKVGLALGINKSIINRHPFPGPGLAIRIMGDITLEKVNILKEVDSIFINALKDYNLYHKVWQAGAILLGDSSVGVMGDGRTYEKVVALRAVESTDGMTADWVHLPYDFLSKVSNLIINKVNGVNRVVYDISSKPPATIEWE
- the bshC gene encoding bacillithiol biosynthesis cysteine-adding enzyme BshC — its product is MLTKKSSLSFSETNLFSPIILDFIKSDSKLLSFIDCFPNIDSLKNKLKKINFESREVLVNTVRKQYNNTSFLAGRSKDVDDNINLLLDSKTFTICTGHQLNIFISPLFLIYKITSLIAYANYLDEHIPNHRFVPCFWMATEDHDFKEINELSIYNKKYSWNLQTKNAVGNLSTHSMKDLLSDLKKVLDQSEHGRDLYNIYYHAYTANSNYADATRSIINSLFGDYGLVVVDGNCMAQKQLFSNDMKEEITTNYIFKNILDSNLSMRSIYKPMINPLKSNLFYLHNNIRSKILYNNNEYKSLCHNKEWTKKELLNEIENYPNRFSPNVFMRTLYQQSILPNVLYLGGPSEIAYWLQLLSLFNSKGKLFPVLDLRSFFIILSKSILNFYKKHNLNDADIFIDYHLKIKKIIKNISNHDDLKLKKDINDLLEIIEKKISKIHNFPLNSFRVFEKRVNNSLLQLESKIIKFEKNNNKNVLDQLSSLEQKIFTNNNPQEKSYSFIPYFIKYGPAFFNLLIEESLIFDNKYIILKENS
- a CDS encoding M1 family peptidase, whose translation is MPKIKVCYNFSPSPQLQMLFYRIIIFISFISFAQEELLDSSRFCYDYKYSHLTVEFFLNNQEIIGANLMEFEKKCKIDTFNLDLAENMIVDSIFILNQKVDFIRKKNSVLIPNSFKEIDNFVINVFYNGKPQIAKKPPWDGGFVWSKDSNNLNWVGVACQMDGASIWWPTKDDLADEPDSLRMTFIVKKPYLVVANGQLEIVNDYSDKRSFSWLVKNPINSYNVTFNIAQYRHFNDTLVGELGNLSMDYYVLDEHFELAQQHFVQVDSVIHIFEEQFGPYPFYEDGYKLVETPYLGMEHQSCIAYGNKYMKGYLGNYPEDIDFDFIIIHETAHEWWGNSISMKSERDMWIHESFATYAEALYVENFYDYNKMLVYLNFQKQRIKNNHPIVSSLHFDTDMYYKGSWVLHTLRTILRDDLKWFNILRGLQLTFYHQNVNTEEVIDYIKAHVEYDLDAFFDQYLFNNQIPVLEYSIKKRKSKYFLKFRWNDVQVNFNMPLLVQLQPNISEWIYPNTKWQEIDLENDIDTLYVENDLFLINVLKVK
- a CDS encoding DUF4295 domain-containing protein, with the translated sequence MAKKVVATLQKGGGKGYTKAIKMIRSDKTGAYVFKEKIVLKEDVTSFLQDK
- a CDS encoding 50S ribosomal protein L28; this encodes NINLIKKRFFVPSEEKWITLKVTTSTLKTIDKKGISEVLRIAKDKGLL
- the rpmG gene encoding 50S ribosomal protein L33 gives rise to the protein MAKKGNRVQVILECTEHKTSGMSGTSRYISTKNKKNTPDRLEMKKFNPVLKKYTIHKEIK
- the ftsY gene encoding signal recognition particle-docking protein FtsY, with product MSKSNISNNSLIDNSDSQKSKLDKSLDKTRDGFFGKMKLFFTGKNKVDDTFLDQLEEMLITSDVGVKTTIKIIDLVETFVAKNKYVNQEELKIILKNQIIGLLNVNQKSDNTENTKPYVILFVGVNGVGKTTTIAKLANFFKTQGKSVLIGAADTFRAAAIDQIDKWANQINVPIVKQKMGSDPAAVAYDTIQSAIASNIDYVIIDTAGRLHNKINLMSELEKISSAIGKLTHSAPHEVVLALDASTGQNALEQAKQFLKATNVTHLAITKLDGTAKGGVVISICDQLSIPIKYIGVGEKIEDIQLFNKMEFVESLFK